The Candidatus Methylomirabilota bacterium genome includes a window with the following:
- a CDS encoding response regulator — protein MSERKIHRRATGVNGRIGRKNEFLGMALSSKSLVRAGGGPILQQLIVTTGDRQARPTVLAVDDDPGFLEALDVMLSGDFTLLAEQSGPQALELVRKHRVDVILLDLVMPEMDGFEVLKRLRASRSTIPVIIVTAYKDVDRVVRGMKGGAYNYVTKPWDDDDDLIELIRAAERDRAERTAVLCVSDDPAALAPLEVALQAQTKVVACTPQHAAAMDIQPDIVVIESPLAAIDEMKSILAVRARFWDVPLVLITNGAHGEASLTDIAALAPTAIFVKPYPLDEMLGRLAALLAARGRLVRGWPRFGPQLERAIDTLARRYSDPLTVHELARVAALSTDRLVHAFREALGMSPKEFAKRLRVAVASRLLRETDLKLEEIGCRTGFSDGSHLSRQFEEAKGVRPGEYRRKATGFGGVRPHQSGQ, from the coding sequence ATGAGCGAGCGCAAGATTCATCGACGCGCGACCGGTGTCAATGGACGAATCGGTCGAAAAAATGAGTTTTTGGGGATGGCGCTGTCTTCAAAAAGCTTGGTGCGAGCCGGCGGCGGGCCGATACTTCAACAACTTATCGTGACAACCGGCGACCGTCAGGCTCGGCCCACTGTGCTGGCAGTCGATGACGACCCGGGTTTCCTCGAGGCCCTGGACGTTATGCTTTCCGGTGATTTCACACTCCTCGCCGAGCAGAGCGGACCGCAGGCCCTCGAGCTCGTCCGCAAGCACCGTGTCGACGTCATCCTGCTCGACCTCGTGATGCCCGAGATGGATGGCTTCGAGGTGCTGAAGCGCCTGCGGGCGTCGCGCTCGACCATCCCCGTCATCATCGTCACCGCGTACAAGGACGTCGATCGTGTCGTGAGGGGCATGAAAGGGGGGGCCTATAACTACGTGACGAAGCCCTGGGACGACGATGACGACCTCATCGAGCTGATTCGCGCCGCGGAGCGGGACCGCGCGGAGAGGACGGCCGTGCTGTGCGTCAGCGATGACCCTGCCGCACTGGCGCCCCTGGAGGTGGCTCTCCAGGCGCAGACAAAGGTGGTCGCGTGCACGCCGCAGCACGCCGCCGCCATGGACATCCAGCCCGACATCGTCGTGATCGAAAGCCCCCTCGCCGCGATCGACGAGATGAAGTCGATCCTAGCCGTCCGCGCCCGTTTCTGGGACGTGCCCCTTGTGCTCATCACGAACGGCGCACACGGGGAGGCCAGCCTGACGGACATCGCCGCCCTTGCCCCGACGGCGATATTCGTCAAACCCTATCCCCTGGATGAGATGCTAGGCCGCCTCGCCGCGCTGCTCGCGGCACGTGGCCGGCTCGTACGTGGCTGGCCCCGGTTCGGTCCTCAGTTAGAGCGCGCCATCGATACCCTGGCGCGGCGCTATTCAGACCCGCTGACCGTGCACGAGCTCGCCCGAGTAGCGGCCCTGTCGACCGACCGGCTGGTCCACGCGTTCCGGGAGGCGCTCGGGATGAGCCCGAAGGAGTTCGCGAAGCGGCTCCGGGTGGCCGTCGCCTCGCGGCTGCTCCGGGAGACCGATCTCAAGCTCGAGGAGATCGGGTGCCGGACTGGGTTCAGCGACGGCTCTCACCTGTCGCGGCAGTTCGAGGAGGCCAAGGGAGTCAGACCGGGCGAGTATCGGCGGAAGGCAACCGGATTCGGAGGCGTCCGGCCGCACCAGTCTGGTCAGTGA
- a CDS encoding branched-chain amino acid ABC transporter permease produces the protein MDAFYWVLVDFFQALVAGLLVGGTYGLMCVGLGLIFGVMRVINFAHGDFMMLGMYAAYYLVTGVGVLTFLGPYAAPVVGAVLAGPIVFAVGWLVHRYLVSSVTGARVVTAEAEGHYAQIILTLGVALVLANGGLILFGSMPISVQTPLSRESWEIGAVFLNQARTVGFVLAVAFAIALYLFLTRSQLGKALRAAADNPIAAAYVGVDVDRAHSLAFGLGVGITAVAGGLLAISQSFQPYIGLDFVIVMYAGVVLGGMGSIFGAFWGGLTIGLVQQMSTLILPYQLQNTAIFVVFLLIIFFRPRGMFGRVWERT, from the coding sequence GTGGACGCCTTTTACTGGGTGCTCGTGGATTTCTTCCAGGCGCTGGTGGCCGGCCTGCTGGTCGGTGGCACCTATGGCCTGATGTGCGTGGGCCTCGGCCTGATCTTCGGCGTCATGCGCGTCATCAATTTCGCGCACGGCGACTTCATGATGCTCGGGATGTACGCGGCCTACTACCTGGTCACCGGCGTCGGCGTCCTGACCTTCCTGGGGCCGTACGCCGCCCCCGTCGTCGGCGCGGTCCTGGCCGGCCCGATCGTCTTCGCCGTCGGATGGCTGGTGCACCGCTATCTGGTGTCGAGCGTGACCGGCGCCCGCGTGGTCACGGCGGAAGCCGAAGGCCATTACGCCCAGATCATCCTCACCCTGGGGGTGGCGCTGGTCCTCGCCAACGGCGGCCTCATCCTGTTCGGCTCCATGCCGATCTCGGTGCAGACCCCGCTGTCCCGCGAGTCCTGGGAGATCGGGGCCGTCTTCCTCAATCAGGCGCGGACCGTGGGCTTCGTGCTGGCGGTCGCCTTCGCCATCGCGCTGTACCTCTTCCTCACGCGATCCCAGCTGGGCAAGGCCCTGCGCGCCGCGGCCGACAATCCGATCGCGGCCGCCTACGTCGGCGTGGACGTCGATCGCGCGCACAGCCTGGCCTTCGGGCTGGGGGTCGGGATCACCGCCGTGGCGGGTGGTCTCCTGGCCATCTCCCAGTCCTTTCAGCCCTACATCGGCCTCGACTTCGTGATCGTCATGTACGCCGGCGTGGTGCTCGGCGGCATGGGCTCGATCTTCGGCGCCTTCTGGGGCGGGCTCACGATCGGTCTCGTCCAGCAGATGTCGACCCTGATCCTGCCGTACCAGTTGCAGAACACGGCGATCTTCGTCGTCTTCCTGCTCATCATCTTCTTCCGTCCCCGCGGCATGTTCGGCCGCGTCTGGGAGCGGACGTGA
- a CDS encoding hydantoinase B/oxoprolinase family protein produces MAAIHFDAVTLEVLWTRLISVVDEAAKAIVRTAFSTLSNEANDFACVLTDARGYALAQNTGSIPSFIATLPATVRHFLRHWGPAGMRPGDVLITNDPWMGTGHKSDVCVLKPIFHGQRLVAFTATTSHMPDIGGRVRAIEAREVFEEGFYIPLMKLKREGRTDETLVELLRANVRTPDQTAGDIWAQAGANELMERRLLALLVDYGLPDLGDLADELFTRTARAMRAAITAVPDGTYRYAMESDGVDEPYQFRLALTVAGDEIVADYTGTSPSQPRAINCVLAYTYAMTAYAVRCALLPTLANNEGMYRPVRVIAPEGCLLNPRFPAAVVSRSNTGHYVPTLVLGALQQVIPERVMAGAGSPLWALTQSGLRADHTPYANVLFFNGGMGATALKDGESACSWPSNISSTPVEVAERNSPLFFRHKRLRPGSGGAGRRRGGLGQDILMVCESDTPIVLSFMAERTRRAAPGFAGGHDGGLGDVQINGRSIDHRRQHVVSRGDTVLLRTPGGGGYGSPAEREPALVERDRALGYDK; encoded by the coding sequence GTGGCGGCGATCCACTTCGACGCGGTGACGCTCGAGGTCTTGTGGACCCGGCTCATCTCCGTCGTCGACGAGGCGGCCAAGGCCATCGTCCGGACCGCGTTCTCCACGCTCTCCAACGAGGCCAACGACTTCGCCTGCGTGCTGACCGACGCCCGTGGTTACGCCCTGGCCCAGAACACCGGCAGCATCCCCTCGTTCATCGCCACGCTGCCGGCCACCGTGCGTCATTTCCTGAGGCACTGGGGCCCCGCCGGTATGCGCCCGGGTGACGTGCTCATCACGAACGACCCCTGGATGGGCACCGGCCACAAGAGCGACGTCTGCGTGCTGAAGCCGATCTTCCACGGCCAGCGGCTCGTGGCCTTCACGGCCACCACCTCCCACATGCCCGACATCGGCGGGCGGGTGCGGGCCATCGAGGCCCGCGAGGTGTTCGAGGAGGGCTTCTACATCCCGCTGATGAAGCTCAAGCGCGAGGGGCGCACCGACGAGACGCTGGTCGAGCTGTTGCGGGCCAACGTGCGCACGCCCGATCAGACCGCCGGCGACATCTGGGCCCAGGCGGGCGCCAACGAGCTGATGGAGCGCAGGCTCCTGGCCCTGCTGGTCGACTACGGGCTGCCCGACCTCGGGGATCTGGCCGACGAGCTCTTCACGCGGACGGCGCGGGCCATGCGGGCCGCCATCACCGCCGTGCCCGACGGCACCTACCGCTATGCCATGGAGTCCGACGGCGTGGATGAGCCCTATCAGTTCCGCCTGGCCCTCACCGTGGCCGGCGACGAGATCGTGGCCGACTACACGGGGACCTCGCCCAGTCAGCCGCGGGCCATCAACTGCGTGCTGGCCTACACCTACGCCATGACGGCCTATGCCGTCCGCTGCGCGCTGCTGCCGACGCTCGCCAACAACGAAGGCATGTACCGCCCGGTGCGGGTGATCGCGCCCGAGGGCTGCCTGCTCAATCCCCGCTTCCCGGCGGCGGTGGTGAGCCGCTCCAATACCGGCCACTATGTCCCCACGCTGGTGCTGGGCGCCCTGCAGCAGGTTATTCCCGAGCGGGTGATGGCTGGCGCGGGCTCACCCCTGTGGGCTCTCACCCAGTCGGGCCTGCGCGCCGATCACACGCCCTACGCCAACGTGCTGTTCTTCAACGGCGGCATGGGCGCCACCGCGCTCAAGGACGGCGAGAGCGCCTGCTCGTGGCCCAGCAACATCTCCTCCACGCCGGTAGAGGTGGCCGAGCGCAACAGCCCCCTCTTCTTCCGGCACAAGCGCCTGCGCCCGGGCTCCGGCGGCGCCGGCCGCCGGCGCGGGGGCCTGGGCCAGGACATCCTGATGGTCTGCGAGTCGGACACGCCCATCGTGCTGAGCTTCATGGCCGAGCGCACGCGGCGCGCGGCGCCCGGGTTCGCCGGCGGCCACGACGGCGGGCTGGGCGACGTGCAGATCAACGGCCGGTCGATCGACCACCGCCGCCAGCACGTCGTGAGCCGCGGCGACACGGTGCTGCTCCGCACGCCGGGCGGCGGCGGTTACGGCTCGCCCGCCGAGCGCGAGCCCGCCCTCGTCGAGCGGGATCGCGCGCTGGGCTACGACAAGTAG
- a CDS encoding hydantoinase/oxoprolinase family protein — translation MNYSLGIDIGGTFTDLVVYDHDSGRQWSRKVLTTHDDPARAVAAGVAAMLRDERLAASRFTRVVHATTLFTNALIERQGALTGLLTTAGFGDTLEIGRERKYELYDLNIARPEPLVARHWRREVAERVGPDGAVRQPLEVKELLEQVGQLVSAGVTSIAVVFLHAYANPAHEAAALAAIAERHPGIAVSASHEVAPEIREYERASTTVANAYIKPLAQRYLKLMAGQLAAQDIAAPLLLMQSSGGLTHVAEARRVPVQMLESGPAAGAIAAAFFGHEDSGGHLLAFDMGGTTAKLSLVEGGEPLTAYGFEAARQKRFMEGSGLPIRISTIELIEIGAGGGSISHVDEIGLLKVGPRSAGSQPGPACYGLGGQAPTVTDADLVLGYLNPDYFAGGTLPISVEAAQLALTRIAGEVGLSVVQVAWGIHDVVNENMASAARVHVAERGRDPRQYALLCTGGAGPVHAYEVARKLGLRRVICPPSAGVASALGLLVAPARVDRVATVGLRLDRGDCAALEAAFRRLEDEARTVMADTGLKLESATVQRLADGRFVGQGFDLVVPLPPGPYDGPDADGARRVLREAFEIAYREKFALTPPDVPVEFINIRVAVRAPVAGSDVVLRGRSRTPLSAVKGRRRAYFPEAGGFVDTAVLDRAGLMVGEILEGPAVVEDAGSTLVIGPGATARVAATGNIVLALATRS, via the coding sequence ATGAACTATTCCCTCGGCATCGACATCGGCGGCACTTTCACCGACCTGGTGGTCTACGACCACGACAGTGGGCGGCAGTGGAGCCGCAAGGTGCTCACCACGCACGACGACCCGGCCCGGGCGGTGGCGGCCGGCGTGGCGGCCATGCTCCGGGACGAGCGGCTGGCGGCCTCGCGCTTCACCCGCGTGGTGCACGCCACCACGCTCTTCACCAACGCGCTCATCGAGCGCCAGGGAGCGCTCACCGGGCTTCTCACCACGGCGGGGTTTGGCGACACGCTGGAGATCGGGCGCGAGCGCAAGTACGAGCTCTACGACCTGAACATCGCGCGCCCCGAGCCGCTGGTGGCGCGCCACTGGCGCCGGGAAGTCGCCGAGCGCGTGGGCCCGGACGGCGCCGTTCGCCAGCCGCTGGAGGTGAAGGAGCTCTTGGAGCAGGTGGGCCAGCTCGTGAGCGCCGGCGTCACCTCGATCGCCGTGGTGTTTCTGCACGCCTACGCCAATCCGGCCCACGAGGCGGCGGCGCTGGCCGCGATCGCCGAGCGCCATCCGGGGATCGCCGTGTCGGCTTCGCACGAGGTGGCGCCGGAGATCCGCGAGTACGAGCGCGCCTCGACCACGGTGGCCAACGCGTACATCAAGCCGCTGGCCCAGCGATATCTGAAGCTGATGGCCGGGCAGCTCGCCGCCCAGGACATCGCGGCCCCGCTGCTGCTCATGCAGTCGAGTGGCGGCCTCACCCACGTGGCCGAGGCCCGGCGCGTGCCGGTGCAGATGCTGGAGTCGGGACCGGCGGCCGGCGCCATTGCCGCCGCGTTCTTCGGACACGAGGACAGCGGGGGCCACCTGCTGGCCTTCGACATGGGCGGCACCACGGCCAAGCTCTCGCTGGTCGAGGGCGGCGAGCCGCTGACGGCCTACGGGTTCGAGGCGGCCCGCCAGAAGCGCTTCATGGAAGGCAGTGGCCTGCCCATCCGAATCTCCACCATCGAGCTGATCGAGATCGGGGCGGGCGGCGGCAGCATCTCCCACGTCGACGAGATCGGCCTGCTCAAGGTGGGGCCGCGCAGCGCGGGCTCGCAACCCGGTCCGGCCTGCTACGGGCTGGGCGGTCAGGCCCCGACGGTGACCGACGCCGACCTCGTGCTCGGCTATCTGAACCCGGACTATTTCGCGGGCGGCACGCTGCCGATCAGCGTGGAGGCCGCGCAGCTCGCCCTGACCCGGATCGCCGGGGAGGTCGGCCTGTCGGTCGTGCAGGTGGCCTGGGGCATCCACGACGTCGTCAACGAGAACATGGCCTCCGCGGCCCGCGTGCACGTCGCCGAGCGCGGCCGCGATCCCCGGCAGTACGCGCTGCTGTGCACCGGAGGCGCCGGACCGGTCCATGCCTACGAGGTCGCTCGCAAGCTCGGGCTTCGCCGGGTCATCTGTCCGCCCTCGGCCGGGGTGGCTTCGGCGCTGGGCCTGCTGGTGGCGCCGGCGCGCGTGGACCGCGTGGCCACCGTCGGCTTGCGCCTCGATCGCGGCGACTGCGCGGCCCTGGAGGCCGCCTTCCGGCGGCTGGAGGACGAGGCGCGCACGGTGATGGCCGACACCGGCCTCAAGCTCGAGAGCGCGACCGTCCAGCGCCTGGCCGACGGCCGGTTCGTCGGTCAGGGCTTCGACCTGGTGGTGCCGCTGCCGCCCGGCCCCTACGACGGCCCCGACGCCGACGGCGCCCGCCGGGTGCTGCGCGAGGCCTTCGAGATCGCCTACCGGGAGAAGTTCGCGCTCACGCCTCCCGACGTGCCGGTGGAGTTCATCAACATCCGGGTGGCGGTGCGGGCGCCGGTGGCGGGAAGCGACGTCGTGCTGCGCGGCCGGAGCCGGACCCCGCTGAGCGCGGTGAAGGGCCGCCGCAGGGCCTACTTCCCCGAGGCCGGCGGCTTCGTGGACACGGCCGTGCTCGACCGCGCCGGGCTGATGGTCGGCGAGATTCTCGAAGGCCCGGCGGTGGTGGAGGACGCCGGCTCCACGCTGGTGATCGGTCCGGGGGCGACCGCGCGCGTGGCGGCCACCGGCAACATCGTCCTCGCGCTGGCGACAAGGAGCTGA
- a CDS encoding ATP-binding cassette domain-containing protein — protein sequence MTRPARRGLIRQYALIAAFAAAYLLIGLTVTNSYYQLMMTLVLVWAAMGLSWNMLSGYSGMISFGHAGFFGLGAYTVTIAFVVFGVSPWVGIPAGVLVGMLAGIAIGIPTFRLRGHYFALSMLAYPLAMLYVFEWLGYQEVSLPMKRESPALYLQFADPRVYMALALVLVVIGMAVSLHVERSRFGLALLAIKQNEPAAEAAGIDAWGWKMRAMALSAAMAAAAGGLYAVVLLVVTPPTVFGMLVSAQALIVTLFGGVGVFWGPIIGATVLVPLAETLHAELGHIIPGIQGVVYGFAIIAIILLAPDGIYWRIRDRVVAGRAESRPAWTEPPPAPVEPPLTARGGGGPAQRAGQAVLRLEGVVRRFGGLRAVDGVTVTIQEGAIHGIIGPNGAGKTTLFNVVNGFLAADAGSIRYRGRELVGLTPHDICAQGVGRTFQVARAFSRMTVLQNVIVGAYVGAATDAEAERLANEALARVGLAGAQAEAIASGLTTRQLRLMELARALAPRPRLLLLDETLAGLGPTELEDVLTIIRRVNRDGVTIVIIEHTMHAMVKLADVFTVLDHGKLIAEGPPAEVVMNPAVIEAYLGKKWMERARDPIA from the coding sequence GTGACGAGGCCGGCGAGGCGCGGCCTGATCCGACAATATGCGCTGATCGCCGCCTTCGCGGCCGCCTATCTGCTGATCGGTCTCACCGTCACCAACTCCTACTATCAGTTGATGATGACCCTGGTCCTGGTCTGGGCGGCCATGGGCCTCAGCTGGAACATGCTGAGCGGCTACAGTGGCATGATCTCGTTCGGCCACGCCGGGTTCTTCGGCCTGGGGGCCTACACGGTGACGATCGCGTTCGTCGTGTTCGGCGTGTCGCCCTGGGTCGGCATCCCGGCCGGAGTGCTCGTGGGCATGCTGGCCGGCATCGCCATCGGGATCCCCACGTTCCGCCTGCGCGGTCACTACTTCGCCCTGTCCATGCTGGCCTACCCGCTGGCCATGCTGTACGTGTTCGAGTGGCTCGGCTATCAAGAAGTGTCGCTGCCGATGAAACGCGAGTCGCCGGCCCTCTACCTGCAGTTCGCCGATCCGCGCGTCTATATGGCCCTTGCCCTCGTCCTGGTGGTGATCGGCATGGCGGTGTCGCTGCACGTGGAACGCTCCCGCTTCGGCCTGGCCCTGCTCGCCATCAAGCAGAACGAGCCCGCGGCGGAAGCCGCGGGGATCGATGCCTGGGGCTGGAAGATGCGCGCCATGGCGTTGAGCGCGGCGATGGCGGCGGCGGCCGGGGGGCTCTACGCGGTCGTGCTCCTGGTCGTCACTCCCCCGACGGTCTTCGGCATGCTGGTGTCGGCCCAGGCGCTCATCGTCACGCTGTTCGGTGGCGTGGGAGTCTTCTGGGGGCCGATCATCGGGGCCACGGTGCTGGTGCCGCTCGCCGAGACCCTGCACGCCGAGCTCGGGCACATCATTCCCGGCATCCAGGGGGTGGTGTACGGCTTCGCCATCATCGCCATCATCCTCCTGGCCCCCGACGGGATCTACTGGCGGATCCGCGATCGTGTCGTGGCGGGCCGGGCGGAGTCGCGGCCGGCGTGGACGGAGCCCCCCCCGGCGCCGGTCGAGCCGCCCCTGACGGCGCGTGGCGGTGGCGGGCCGGCACAGCGGGCCGGGCAGGCGGTCCTCCGGCTGGAGGGCGTTGTGCGCCGGTTCGGTGGCCTCCGGGCCGTCGACGGCGTCACCGTGACCATCCAGGAAGGCGCGATCCACGGGATCATCGGGCCCAACGGCGCCGGCAAGACGACGCTGTTCAACGTCGTCAACGGATTCCTCGCCGCCGATGCCGGCAGCATCCGGTACCGCGGCCGGGAGCTCGTGGGGCTGACGCCGCATGACATCTGCGCCCAGGGCGTGGGACGCACGTTCCAGGTGGCGCGCGCCTTCTCGCGCATGACCGTGCTGCAGAACGTGATCGTCGGCGCCTACGTCGGCGCCGCCACCGACGCGGAGGCCGAGCGGCTGGCCAACGAGGCGTTGGCCCGCGTCGGACTGGCCGGCGCCCAGGCCGAGGCGATCGCCAGCGGCCTGACGACCAGGCAGCTCCGGCTGATGGAGCTGGCGCGGGCGCTGGCGCCCCGCCCGCGCCTGCTCCTGCTCGACGAGACGCTGGCCGGCCTGGGCCCGACCGAGCTCGAGGACGTGTTGACCATCATCCGGCGGGTGAACCGCGATGGCGTCACGATCGTCATCATCGAGCACACGATGCACGCCATGGTGAAGCTCGCGGACGTCTTCACCGTGCTCGACCACGGCAAGCTGATCGCCGAGGGCCCGCCAGCCGAGGTGGTCATGAATCCGGCGGTGATCGAAGCGTATCTCGGCAAGAAGTGGATGGAGCGTGCTCGAGATCCGATCGCTTAG
- a CDS encoding ABC transporter ATP-binding protein has translation MLEIRSLSVAYGGLRALTDVSLDVEEGEFVAVVGPNGAGKSTLFKTISGTVAPVAGEIVYRGRNLLALPPAERAQLGIAHVPEGRQVFASMTVMENLEMGAYTRNGRARWAAALPTILELFPVLAERAGQLAGTLSGGEQQMLAIGRGLASAPVLLMLDEPSMGLAPTVVDAIFERIRLVHRHHGLTVLLVEQRVVEALEACDRGYVLETGRVALSGSRDTLMTDPRVRRAYLGM, from the coding sequence GTGCTCGAGATCCGATCGCTTAGCGTCGCCTACGGGGGCCTGCGGGCCTTGACCGACGTCTCGCTCGACGTGGAGGAGGGCGAGTTCGTGGCCGTGGTCGGACCCAACGGCGCCGGCAAGTCGACCCTGTTCAAGACGATATCGGGGACGGTGGCGCCGGTGGCGGGAGAGATCGTCTATCGGGGCCGCAACCTCCTGGCGCTCCCGCCGGCCGAGCGCGCCCAGCTCGGCATCGCCCACGTCCCCGAAGGGCGCCAGGTCTTCGCCTCCATGACGGTCATGGAAAATCTGGAGATGGGCGCCTACACCCGCAACGGCCGGGCCCGGTGGGCGGCAGCGCTGCCGACGATCCTGGAACTGTTCCCCGTCCTGGCCGAACGCGCCGGCCAGCTCGCCGGCACGCTGTCCGGCGGCGAGCAGCAGATGCTCGCCATCGGACGGGGGCTCGCGTCCGCGCCGGTACTGCTGATGCTCGACGAGCCCTCCATGGGGCTGGCGCCCACGGTGGTGGACGCGATCTTCGAGCGGATCCGCCTCGTGCATCGTCATCACGGCCTGACCGTCCTGCTGGTCGAGCAGCGCGTGGTGGAGGCTCTGGAGGCCTGCGATCGCGGCTACGTCCTGGAAACGGGACGGGTGGCCCTGAGCGGCTCGCGCGACACGCTGATGACGGATCCACGCGTGCGCCGCGCCTATCTGGGGATGTAA
- a CDS encoding ABC transporter substrate-binding protein: MNRFRAFAALPLALGIALGVLAPAAAQAADVKVGLIAPMSGPWARQGDLMLKGATLAVDRINAQGGIKALGGAKMRIVVFDAGDSVEKAKNAAQRMVAQEPDLIGAAGAWLSSFTLGVTEVTERTELPVLTLSYSDQITARGFKYVFQTSPTGGTQAKQALPALVKLAESATGRKPGTVAIIMDNTAAPVSFVKPMREGGIAALGLKLVVDETFTPPLSDCTPLVQKVRSSRPDLLLLLPTAIPDDKLCLEKLHEFGLGRGRVPVISNGAHIAAPDMLKNLGKDLLEGVMTIVANWSIKGQEAIVKEYTQKTGELWPTQETMSLAGSMLIFKDALEKAGSADRRKVAEAIRAMDTTEGPAKYFPGGRVKFDGNGRRVDADVVVVQWQNGVPVTVYPADAAVAKPIWPKR, from the coding sequence ATGAATCGCTTCAGAGCATTCGCCGCACTGCCGCTCGCGCTCGGAATCGCCCTCGGCGTTCTCGCCCCGGCGGCGGCCCAGGCCGCGGACGTGAAGGTCGGCCTGATCGCACCGATGTCGGGACCGTGGGCGCGCCAGGGCGACCTCATGCTCAAGGGCGCCACGCTCGCCGTCGACCGCATCAACGCCCAGGGCGGCATCAAGGCGCTGGGCGGCGCCAAGATGCGAATCGTCGTCTTCGACGCCGGCGACAGCGTCGAGAAGGCGAAGAACGCCGCCCAGCGGATGGTCGCCCAGGAGCCTGACCTGATCGGCGCCGCCGGCGCCTGGCTGTCGAGCTTCACGCTGGGCGTCACGGAGGTGACCGAGCGCACCGAGCTGCCCGTCCTCACCCTGTCCTACTCGGATCAGATCACCGCCCGGGGCTTCAAGTACGTGTTCCAGACCTCTCCGACCGGAGGCACCCAGGCCAAGCAGGCCCTGCCGGCGCTGGTCAAGCTGGCCGAGAGCGCGACCGGCAGGAAGCCGGGCACCGTCGCCATCATCATGGACAACACGGCGGCGCCCGTCAGCTTCGTGAAGCCGATGCGCGAGGGCGGCATCGCCGCCCTCGGCCTGAAGCTCGTGGTCGACGAGACCTTCACGCCGCCGCTGTCCGACTGCACGCCGCTCGTCCAGAAGGTCCGCTCGTCGCGGCCCGATCTCCTGCTCCTGCTGCCCACGGCCATTCCCGACGACAAGCTGTGCCTCGAAAAGCTCCACGAGTTCGGTCTCGGGCGGGGGCGGGTGCCGGTCATCTCCAACGGCGCGCACATCGCCGCCCCCGACATGCTGAAGAACCTGGGCAAGGACCTCCTCGAGGGCGTCATGACCATCGTCGCCAACTGGAGCATCAAGGGGCAGGAGGCCATCGTCAAGGAGTACACGCAGAAGACGGGGGAGCTCTGGCCGACGCAGGAGACCATGTCGCTGGCGGGGTCGATGTTGATCTTCAAGGACGCGCTGGAGAAGGCCGGGTCGGCCGACCGCCGGAAGGTGGCCGAGGCCATCCGGGCCATGGACACCACCGAAGGTCCGGCGAAGTATTTCCCCGGCGGGCGCGTGAAGTTCGACGGCAATGGCCGCCGCGTGGACGCGGACGTCGTGGTGGTGCAGTGGCAGAACGGCGTTCCCGTCACCGTATATCCGGCGGACGCGGCGGTGGCCAAGCCGATCTGGCCGAAGCGGTAG